The following proteins are co-located in the Nocardia bhagyanarayanae genome:
- the yhjD gene encoding inner membrane protein YhjD encodes MQAIDNIKAGIERRVQARPWLDHLIRAGGRYQRQRGDYYAAGITYFTVLSLFPLLMVAFAVAGFVLAGNQELFQELQDKIVETIPGELGTQLNALIDQAVRSRGTVGVLGLLAGLYAGLGWMANLRAALTEQWEQKHEEGNWIRTKISDLGALIGLGLAFVASLGLSALASSDLGAQLLERYGLADLPGARVLLTLLSILFALLASWAVFAWIIARLPREPVTVASAAKAALIAAIAFEIFKIVASIYLQIVLRSPAGAAFGSIIGLMVFSYITYRIILFATAWAATASENEPEAEVAAPAPAVIQPRVIDNGRPLGSGAAYFGAGALAALGLATLRRRR; translated from the coding sequence GTGCAGGCGATCGACAACATCAAGGCCGGGATCGAACGCCGCGTGCAGGCGCGGCCCTGGCTGGACCATCTGATCCGGGCCGGTGGCCGCTACCAGCGCCAACGCGGCGACTACTACGCGGCCGGGATCACGTATTTCACTGTGCTGTCGCTGTTTCCGTTGCTGATGGTGGCGTTCGCGGTCGCGGGCTTCGTGCTCGCGGGCAATCAGGAGCTGTTCCAGGAGCTTCAGGACAAGATCGTCGAAACCATTCCCGGCGAGCTGGGCACCCAGCTCAACGCTCTCATCGACCAGGCGGTCCGATCTCGCGGCACGGTCGGCGTCCTCGGGCTGCTCGCCGGCCTCTACGCAGGGCTCGGCTGGATGGCGAACCTGCGCGCCGCGCTCACCGAGCAGTGGGAACAGAAGCACGAGGAAGGCAACTGGATTCGCACCAAGATCTCCGATCTCGGCGCGCTGATCGGCCTCGGCCTGGCTTTCGTGGCGTCGCTCGGTCTTTCGGCGCTGGCCTCGAGCGATCTCGGCGCTCAGCTGCTCGAACGCTACGGCCTCGCCGACCTGCCCGGCGCCCGCGTGCTGTTGACGCTGCTGTCGATCCTGTTCGCGCTGCTGGCGAGCTGGGCGGTGTTCGCATGGATCATCGCCAGGTTGCCTCGCGAGCCCGTCACGGTCGCCAGCGCCGCGAAAGCCGCGCTGATCGCCGCGATCGCCTTCGAGATCTTCAAGATCGTCGCCTCGATCTACCTGCAGATCGTGCTGCGCAGTCCGGCCGGGGCGGCCTTCGGTTCGATCATCGGTCTGATGGTGTTCAGCTACATCACCTACCGCATCATCCTGTTCGCGACCGCGTGGGCCGCGACCGCCTCGGAGAACGAGCCCGAGGCCGAGGTCGCCGCGCCCGCACCGGCCGTCATCCAGCCGCGCGTGATCGACAATGGCCGACCGCTCGGCAGCGGCGCGGCATACTTCGGCGCGGGCGCGCTGGCCGCCCTCGGGCTGGCCACCCTGCGCAGGCGGCGCTGA
- the trpS gene encoding tryptophan--tRNA ligase — protein sequence MSSPASAPAAERKQRVLSGIQPTSSSFHLGNYLGALQYWVTLQDDYDALYFIPDMHAITVAHDPKQLRARTRAAAAQLLAIGIDPKRSTLFVQSQVPEHAELAWVLSCITGFGEASRMTQFKDKSVRQGAENATVGLFTYPVLMAADILLYRPHQVPVGEDQRQHLELTRNLAQRFNTRYKKTFVVPEAHIVKGTAKIYDLQDPTAKMSKSAATDAGLINLLDDPKITAKKVRSAVTDTEREIRYDTEAKPGVSNLLVILSSLTGTPIVTLEKDFEGKGYGDLKSDVADALVEFVTPLRAKVEEYLADQGELDRILAAGAEQAREIAGNTLAQVYDRVGFLAR from the coding sequence ATGTCGAGTCCCGCATCAGCCCCGGCCGCCGAGCGTAAACAGCGTGTGCTGTCCGGGATCCAGCCGACCAGCTCCTCGTTCCACCTGGGCAACTACCTTGGGGCGCTGCAGTACTGGGTGACCTTGCAGGACGACTACGACGCGCTGTACTTCATCCCGGACATGCACGCCATCACCGTCGCGCACGACCCGAAGCAGTTGCGGGCGCGGACCCGGGCCGCCGCCGCGCAGCTGCTGGCGATCGGTATCGACCCCAAGAGGTCGACGCTGTTCGTGCAGAGCCAGGTGCCCGAGCACGCCGAGCTGGCCTGGGTCCTGAGCTGCATCACCGGTTTCGGTGAGGCGAGCAGGATGACGCAGTTCAAGGACAAGTCGGTCCGCCAGGGCGCGGAGAACGCGACCGTCGGCCTGTTCACCTACCCGGTGCTGATGGCCGCCGACATCCTGCTCTACCGCCCGCACCAGGTGCCGGTCGGCGAGGATCAGCGCCAGCACCTAGAGCTGACCCGAAACCTGGCGCAGCGCTTCAACACCCGCTACAAGAAGACCTTCGTGGTGCCGGAGGCGCACATCGTCAAGGGCACCGCCAAGATCTACGACCTGCAGGACCCGACCGCCAAGATGAGCAAGTCGGCCGCCACCGACGCGGGCCTGATCAACCTGCTCGACGATCCGAAGATCACCGCGAAGAAGGTCCGTTCGGCGGTCACCGACACCGAGCGCGAGATCCGTTACGACACGGAGGCGAAGCCGGGTGTCAGCAATCTCCTGGTGATCCTCAGCTCGCTGACCGGAACGCCGATCGTGACGCTGGAGAAGGATTTCGAGGGCAAGGGCTACGGCGACCTGAAATCCGACGTCGCCGACGCGCTGGTGGAATTTGTCACGCCCTTGCGCGCCAAAGTGGAAGAGTATCTGGCGGATCAAGGCGAACTCGACCGTATCCTCGCCGCCGGCGCGGAGCAGGCGCGTGAGATCGCAGGCAACACTCTCGCACAGGTCTACGACCGGGTGGGTTTCCTGGCCCGCTAG
- a CDS encoding oxygenase MpaB family protein, which yields MSARSSTPGYFADNSMARRVMSKRAVGLTYGQRALVIGAVHPRLYVGTAENTEHRSTPYTRLALTGKLFEAVFLGTKEEADRALAFTTKKHAKVVGELPEDAGPHHPAGAPYSALDPHLMFMTMAFTFDSAEVMYDLLVRKLTDGEREGLYQDYVRWAELFGMPRSAAPADYPAFRDYFDGYLASEELFLTEEARLVGSYLAGQRVPYPQRAPLHQVTSAFFLLVQGSLPPRVRAMYGMRWGMADELAFRALARGVRTAHFAPPLAPRLLRGTLAGPSGPVYRLVSERERALARTGRPSMPGVDPRNWAARNSTGPAWEDRRHVESRISPGRRA from the coding sequence ATGTCCGCACGCTCGTCCACGCCGGGATACTTCGCCGACAACTCCATGGCGCGGCGCGTCATGAGCAAGCGCGCGGTCGGCCTCACCTACGGTCAGCGCGCGCTGGTGATCGGCGCCGTGCACCCTCGGCTCTACGTCGGGACCGCCGAGAACACCGAGCACCGCAGCACGCCCTACACCCGGCTGGCGCTCACCGGGAAGCTGTTCGAGGCCGTCTTCCTCGGCACCAAGGAGGAGGCGGATCGGGCGCTGGCTTTCACCACGAAGAAACACGCCAAGGTCGTCGGCGAGCTGCCGGAGGACGCCGGGCCGCACCATCCGGCGGGCGCCCCGTACTCGGCCCTCGATCCGCACCTGATGTTCATGACCATGGCGTTCACCTTCGATTCCGCCGAGGTGATGTACGACCTGCTGGTCCGCAAGCTGACCGACGGCGAGCGGGAGGGGCTGTACCAGGACTACGTGCGCTGGGCCGAACTGTTCGGCATGCCGCGCTCGGCCGCGCCCGCCGACTACCCGGCATTCCGCGACTACTTCGACGGCTACCTCGCCTCCGAGGAGCTGTTCCTCACCGAGGAGGCCCGGTTGGTCGGCTCCTACCTGGCCGGTCAGCGCGTGCCGTATCCGCAGCGCGCGCCGTTGCACCAGGTCACATCCGCGTTCTTCCTCCTGGTGCAGGGCAGTCTGCCGCCGCGTGTTCGGGCGATGTACGGCATGCGCTGGGGGATGGCCGACGAACTCGCCTTCCGCGCGCTGGCACGCGGCGTTCGCACGGCGCATTTCGCGCCGCCACTGGCCCCGAGGCTGCTGCGCGGCACGCTCGCCGGTCCGAGCGGACCGGTCTACCGGCTGGTCTCCGAGCGGGAGCGCGCACTGGCGCGGACCGGGCGGCCGAGCATGCCCGGCGTCGACCCGCGCAACTGGGCGGCCCGAAATTCCACTGGACCCGCATGGGAAGATCGGAGGCATGTCGAGTCCCGCATCAGCCCCGGCCGCCGAGCGTAA
- a CDS encoding TetR/AcrR family transcriptional regulator: MTAQRTYGGISADQRRAQRRTALLDAALEIVGTQGIAKLTVSGLCAQAGLNERYYYENFDSRDAVLTALTDRIAEELAVAILGGLREAPDDPRAKAHSAIAAGIHMLTDDPRKAKVALIAGMATPELRARTTETIRVFARMVAAEGIDFYGITEPQPDPAIFFRATYLVGGLVQTLTTWLQGDLPLSKEELIEHTTDVFVLLGEDLARRLG; encoded by the coding sequence GTGACAGCGCAGCGGACCTACGGCGGCATCTCCGCCGACCAGCGCAGGGCACAGCGCCGCACGGCCCTGCTGGACGCGGCGCTCGAGATCGTCGGCACCCAGGGCATCGCCAAGCTGACCGTCTCCGGCCTGTGCGCGCAGGCCGGGCTCAACGAGCGCTACTACTACGAGAACTTCGACAGCCGCGACGCCGTGCTGACCGCGTTGACCGATCGGATCGCCGAGGAACTGGCCGTCGCCATCCTGGGCGGCCTGCGCGAGGCGCCGGACGACCCGCGCGCCAAGGCGCATTCGGCCATCGCGGCGGGCATCCACATGCTCACCGACGATCCGCGCAAGGCGAAGGTCGCGCTGATCGCGGGCATGGCGACGCCGGAGCTGCGGGCCCGCACCACCGAGACGATCCGGGTATTCGCGCGCATGGTCGCGGCGGAGGGCATCGACTTCTACGGCATCACCGAGCCGCAACCGGACCCGGCCATCTTCTTCCGCGCGACCTACCTGGTCGGCGGTCTCGTGCAGACGCTGACCACGTGGCTGCAAGGCGATCTGCCGCTCAGCAAAGAAGAGCTCATCGAGCACACCACGGATGTGTTCGTCCTGCTCGGCGAGGATTTGGCACGCCGCCTCGGCTGA
- a CDS encoding barstar family protein: protein MTRPVPLSRFLARTSDRAPSSLGGPSAPVLGALPVDAPELSEVRYRAPAGYLVRELRGPKMRGTAGVFDEWAAAFQFPYYFGANKDAFDECLRDLDDFIGKASGYVVVVRDAAALLADQPDELDWFEEAMRDCADYWARRDVAFRVVYQGAPPSGEFVPLSLA, encoded by the coding sequence ATGACCCGCCCGGTTCCGCTCTCGCGATTCCTCGCCCGCACGTCCGACCGCGCGCCCTCCTCCCTCGGCGGACCGTCAGCGCCGGTGCTCGGCGCGCTGCCCGTCGACGCGCCGGAGCTCAGCGAGGTGCGTTACCGCGCCCCCGCGGGCTACCTGGTGCGCGAGCTGCGCGGCCCCAAGATGCGCGGCACGGCGGGTGTGTTCGACGAGTGGGCCGCGGCGTTCCAGTTCCCGTACTACTTCGGCGCGAACAAGGACGCCTTCGACGAATGCCTGCGCGACCTGGACGATTTCATCGGTAAGGCGAGCGGCTACGTGGTGGTCGTGCGGGACGCGGCCGCACTGCTCGCCGATCAACCCGACGAGCTGGACTGGTTCGAAGAGGCGATGCGCGACTGCGCGGACTACTGGGCGCGGCGCGATGTCGCCTTCCGCGTGGTCTACCAGGGCGCTCCACCCTCGGGCGAGTTCGTCCCGCTGTCCTTGGCTTGA
- a CDS encoding ribonuclease domain-containing protein, translated as MNSKVIRALAALGAVAVVLLIAMLSLRGGSDTDRTASATATTRATTTATNSPATPPVAATNPAPSRAQGVPDRAYVTLAEIDAGRWPDSANAPGTKGGERWMNREGTLPRTDAAGRSITYREWDVNPKQRNRSRDAERIVTGSDGTAWYTGDHYETFTRMR; from the coding sequence ATGAACAGCAAGGTGATTCGGGCGCTCGCGGCGCTGGGCGCGGTGGCGGTGGTGTTGCTGATCGCGATGCTGTCGCTGCGCGGCGGCTCCGACACCGACCGCACCGCGTCGGCCACCGCGACGACCCGTGCGACCACCACCGCCACGAACAGCCCCGCCACCCCGCCCGTCGCGGCGACCAACCCGGCGCCCAGCCGGGCACAGGGCGTCCCGGACCGCGCGTACGTGACGCTGGCCGAGATCGACGCGGGCCGCTGGCCGGATTCGGCGAACGCGCCGGGCACCAAGGGCGGCGAGCGCTGGATGAATCGCGAGGGCACGCTGCCGCGCACCGACGCGGCGGGCAGGTCGATCACGTATCGGGAGTGGGACGTCAACCCCAAGCAGCGCAATCGCTCCCGCGACGCCGAACGCATCGTGACCGGCAGCGACGGCACAGCCTGGTACACCGGCGACCACTACGAGACGTTCACGAGGATGCGCTGA